Below is a window of Streptomyces sp. NBC_00223 DNA.
CAGATCCTCGTCCGTGGCCCTCGCGGCGGCGAGTTGTGCGGCATAGGGCTCCAGCATGATCCGAACCTCGTACAACTGGTCGAAGGCGGGTTCGGTCAGTTCGAGGGCGAACCACAGGGGAGCCAGCAGCGTCGCGAGGTCCAGCGAAGCGACGAAGATTCCGGTCCCGTGACGTACGTCCAGGATGTTCATGGCCGCGAGTGCCTGGACCGCTTCGCGAACCGTCGGCCTGCTCAGTCCGAGCGCTTCGGCCAATTCACGCTCGGTGGGCAGCCGCTCACCGGCCTTCAATTGACCGTTGCGGATCAGGTCCTGAATTCCCGCAACAGCCTCCGCTGAAGCTCCCCGACGCGTGACGCGAGCAAACTTCGCAGCATTATTGTCCTTGGCGTCGTCGTGGCTTCGTGTCGCGGCCAATTCATCCGCTCCTTGTCTGCAATAATTAGCGAACGGGCATGGTGAGATGGTCTTTTGGTCGCGACAAGTCTACAGGAAGTCAAGGTCAGCACCCCTGTCGGCCTGTGCCACATGTTCCGCGAAAAGCCTGCGCCATCCTCGCTCTGGCAATGCGGGCGGTTGCCATTGCCGGCGACGTGCGGCCAGCTCCGCCGATTCCACCAAAAGGTCCAGTTTGCCGGTGAATGCGTTGAGTTCAATCATGTCCCCGTCCTTCACCAAAGCCAATGGTCCCCCCGCGGCCGCCTCGGGACTGACATGCAGAATCACCGTGCCGTAGCCCGTTCCGCTCATTCGGGCATCCGAAACGCGCACCATGTCCCGTACGCCCTGTTCCGCCAGGCGGCGCGGGATCGGTATGAGACCCGCTTCCGGCATACCGGCGGCGATCGGGCCCGCGTTCCGCATCACGAGGACGTGCTGCGGGGTGAGGGAGAGCGCCGGGTCGTCCAGGCGGCGTTCCAGATCTTCGGGGCCGTCGAACACGACCGCGGGACCGCGGTGCCGCAGGAGGCTCTCGGTGGCCGCCGACGCCTTGAGGATCGCGCCGTCGGGAGCGAGTGTCCCGGTCAGCACCGCGAGCCCGTTCGCCGGCTTGAGCGGATCGTCGAGGCTGCGGATGGTGCTCTGCCACCCCTGAGGTGCCCCGGTACGGGCGAGCAGGTCTCCGACGCTCTCTCCGCCGACCCCGACGGCCGACAGATCGAGGAGGGGTTCGAGCGCCTTCATCAGGACCGGGACCCCTCCGGCGCGGTCGAGATCCTCCAGATATCCCGCGCCGGCCGGCTTGCAGTCGACCAGGACCGGGGTGATCCGCGAGATCTCCGCGAAGTCGTCCAGGGACAGGGGTACGCCCGCGCGGCGCGCGATGGCCAGCAGATGGATGACGGCGTTCGTCGAGCCGCCGATCGCGCACAGGACGACCAGCGCGTTCCGGAACGCGCCGGCCGTCAGAACCGCGCTCGGTCGCACGGTGAGCCCCGCGGCCAGCCGCCCGGTGGCCGCCCCGTGGCGCAGGCGCGCGCCCGAGGGCGCCGGCATCGTCGCCCCGCCGGGGAGCATCATCCCCAGGGCCTCGACCACGCAGGCCATCGTGGAGGCGGTCCCCATGACCGAGCAGGTTCCCGCGGTCTGGCACAGCGAGTCCCGGACGTCGTTGATCTCTTCCTCGTCCAGAACACCGGCCCGGTGCTCGGTCCAGTAGCGGCGGCAGTCGGTACAGGCGCCCAGCCGCTTTCCGTGCCAGGAGCCGGTCAGCATCGGGCCCGCGACGGTGAAGAGAGCCGGTACGTCCGCCGAGACGGCCGCCATCATCTGGGCGGGGACGGTCTTGTCACAGCCCCCCACGAAGACGACGGCGTCCATAGGCTGGGCCTTGACCAGCTCTTCGGCCTCCATCGCCGCCAGGTTCCGGAACATCATCGAGGTGGGCGACAGGAAGATCTCGCCGAGGGAGGTGACCGGGAACGCCATGCCGAGTCCACCGGCGAGCTGAATTCCCCGGCGCACGGAGTCGACCAGTTCGGGCATCTGCCGATGGCAGGTGACATAGTCCGAAATGGTGTGGGCGATTCCGACGATCGGGCGTTCCCAGTCCTCGGCGTCGAATCCGGCCGAGGCGAGAAAAGCCTGGCGCAGATACCGGCTGAATCCGCGGTCGCCGTACGACGTCAGCCCGCGTCCGAATCCATGAGCTTCTTGGCCGGTCACGCCCGGTCCTCCTTCGTTCCCCGCTGAATCCATTTCTGCAGACTGATCGGTTCCGTGGTCGGTTCGTCCTTCAGGCGCAAGTAGTTGTCCGCCCAGGTACGGGAGACCTCGGCGACATAGAGGGCGCCCGACGAGTCGAAGGCGAGGCTGTGCGGGGCCATGAACTGGTCGCGGCCGTGTCCTGGAGTCCGCGCACCCATCGAGCCGACACGTTGTCCCGAGGGTGTCAGGATCCGGATTCGGCTGCCGAGGTCGGGCAGCCCATGATAGGCGGGCGCGGGGCCCAGCTCCGCCACGTACAGGAGCCCTGTCACCTCGGAGACGGTCACGGCGCACGGACGGAAAGCGTGCCACTGGTCCACGAAGACGCCGTCAAGGGTGAAGATCTGCAGCCGGAAGTTCTCGCGGTCGCAGACGACCAGATGCTCGTCGTCGATGAACGCGAGGGAGTGCGGCACGTAGAACTGCCCGGGATCGCCCCCCGGCTCGCCCCAGGAGAGAAGATGGTTCCCCTGGGCGTCGAACCTGTGGATACGGGAGTTTCCGTAGCCGTCCGATACGAAGAGATCTCCCGTCGTACGGTGGATCGCGATGTCCGTGGGGCTGTTGAACGGCGCTCCCGAATGCGGACCGGACGGCTTGCCACGGCTGCCCAGTTCCATGAGCAGTTCTCCGCCGGGAGAGCGCTTCTGAATGACGTGGCCGCCTTGGCTCTCGACCAGGAACACATTGTCATCCCGGTCGATCCGGATCGAGTGGGGCCGGGTGAACTCTCCGGCTCCCCAGGCGTCGAGAACCCGCCCACTCGGATCGAAGACGATCACGGGGACCGGTCCCCGGTTGAACACGAAGACCTGGTCGCGCGAGTTCACTGCCACGGCGGTGGCGTCGCCGGCGAACGAGGTCTCCGCGCCGATGAAGCCGTCCCAGTCCGGGGCAGGCTCGTACCCGAGGGTGGGTCCCGCCGCGTGGTCACTCATCGGACACCTGGGACGAGATCTCCGTCGGGGCCGTCGGGGCCGCCGCGCTCGGTACGGGCCGGGAACCGTCGATCCACACGCACTTCGTCCTGAGGTACTGGTCCAGGCCCTCGCTGCCGTTCTCGAGACCGAGTCCGCTCATCTTGTACCCGCCGAAGGGAACGGCCTTGTCGTAGTTCCCGTAGGTGTTCACCCAGACCATTCCGGACTCCAGCCGAGGCGCCAGCCAGTGCGCTTTGCGTACGTCGCTCGTCCAGACGCCGGAGGCGAGACCGTACTGCGTCGAGTTGGCGGCCGAGAGCACTTCGTCGATGTCGTCGAACGGCATGGCCGACAGGACCGGCCCGAAGATCTCCTCCTGGGCGATGGCCATCGAACTGCGCACTTCGCCGAACACCGTCGGCCGCATGTAGAACCCACCGGCGTAACCGTCGTCCGTCAGGTGCCTGCCACCGCTGAGCAGTCGCGCCCCGTCGGTCAGACCGCTCTCCACGTACTCCAGCACCTTCGTGAGCTGCTCCCCCGAGACCAGCGGCCCCAGGACGGTCGAGTCGTCCAGCGGATCGCCGACCGCGAGTTCGCGCCCGTAGTCGACAACGGCCTGGATGAACTCGTCGTAGACGGGGCGCTCGACGAACAGCCTGGTGCCGGCCGCGCAGAACTGGCCGGAGAGCAGATACGCGCCCATCGCCGCTCCCGGGACCGCCGCCGACAGGTCGGCGTCCGCGAAGACGATGTCCGGTGACTTTCCGCCGAGTTCAAGGGTCAGCCGTTTCATGTTCCCGGCGGACGCCCGGATGATCGCCTGCCCGGTCTTGACGGACCCGGTGAAGGAGATCTTGTCGACTCCCGGGTGATAGGCCAAGGCCGCCCCGGCATCACCGAAACCGGTCAGCACATTGACCACGCCGTCGGGGACGCCCGCCTCCAGGCACAGTTCCGCGAGTCTGACCGCGCTCAGCGGCGACTGTTCCGCGGGTTTGACGACAACCGTGCAGCCGGCCGCAAGCGCGGGCCCGATCTTTCCCACCATCGTGTTGACGGGATTGTTCCAGGGGATGATCGCTCCGACGACGCCGACCGGCTCCTTGAGCGTGTACGAGAACATGTCCCGCGAGACCGAGTTCTCGATGGTGGAACCACGGATGGTCCGTGCCGCGCTCGCGTAGGCCCGCAGGGCGTTCGCCGCGCCCGCCACTCCGGCCCGGGAGCGCGTGATGGGGATGCCGACGTCGAGGGTGTCGAGCAGCGCGAGCTCCTCGATGCTGTCCTCGACGGCCGACGCCAGTCGGAGCAGGACGTTCTGACGCTCCAGCGGGGACGCACCGCGCCAGGGCCCCTCGAAAGCCGACCGGGCGGCGGCCACCGCCGCGTCCACGTCCTCCTTGCCGGCCCGGGCGACCTGCCCCAGCTCGATTCCTGTCGCCGGGTTCACGGTGGGGAACGTCGCGCCGGACGCGGCTTGCAGGAAGCGCCCGCCGATCATCAATCCCTTCGGAAGGGTGTCCACAGGACTGTTCCTCTTTGCGGATATATCTTCCACAGCTTCATCTCTCTTGCTCGAAGGTGGCCGCGCCCTGAGCGACGCGCCGCGGCGAAGACCGGTTCGACAGTGCCCTGTTCAACAAGTGACCAGGCCACTGCGGGCGAGCGGATGGGTCACATCCGGACTGACGGGGCTACTCCGTGACACCGGCGACGAGGACGTACTTGTATTCGAGGTATTCGTCGATTCCGAGCGAACCGCCCTCCCTGCCGTAGCCGGACTCCTTCATTCCCCCGAAGGGAACGCTGGCGGCGCTGATGATTCCCGTGTTGGCCCCGACCACGCCGTAATCCAGCTGCTCCGCGACCCGCAGCAGCCGCGCGTAGTCGCGTGTGTGGAAGTAGGCGGACAGGCCGTACGTGGAGTCGTTGGCGAGCCGGACCGCTTCGGCTTCGGTGTCGAAGGCCGTGACACCGGCGACGGGGCCGAAGGTCTCCTCGACCGAGATCAGCATCTCGGGGGTGACGCCGTCGAGCACGGTCGGAGCGTAGAAGAATCCGTCCGCGAACTCGCCGTCGGTCAGGCGGGTGCCGCCCGTCACAATCCGCGCGCCCTTGTCCACGGCGTCCTGGACATGCGTATGGGCCTTCTCCACCGCGCGTGCGTCGATGAGGGGTCCGATGTCGGTGCCCGGGCGGCTTCCCGAGCCGACTTTCAAGGCGGCCGTACGCTCGGCCAGCATCTCGACGACCTGGCGGTACACCGGTCGCTGGACATAGACGCGGTTGGCGCAGACGCAGGTCTGGCCGGCGTTGCGGAACTTCGAGAGCATGATCCCCTCGACCGCCTGGTCCAGGTCCGCGTCGGCGAACACGAGGTAGGGGGCGTGTCCGCCGAGTTCGAGCGAGAGGCGCTTGACCTGGTCGGCGGATCTGCGGATCAGCTGTTTGCCCACAGTGGTCGACCCGGTGAAGGAGATCTTCCGCACCCGCGCGTCGGCGAACACGGTGTCGGCGAATTCCACGGCGTTCGCCGGAGTGACGAGATTGGCCACACCGGCGGGACAGCCGGCGTCGTTCACCGCCCCGAGGAGCAGCGCGGCCGTGAGGGGAGTCGCCTCCGCCGGTTTCACGATGCTCGTGCATCCCGCCGCCATCGCCGCGGCGAGCTTGCGTGCCGCGAGCGCCGCCGGGAAGTTCCACGGAGTGATCGCGGCCACCACTCCGACCGGCTGCCGCAGGACGAGTACCCGGTTCGAGGGATTCGTCGCCGGTACCACCTGGCCGTAGACGCGTTCGGCCTCGCCGGCGAACCAGTCGAAGAAGCTCGCCGCGTACTCCACCTCTCCGCGTGCCTCGGTCAGCGGCTTCCCCTGTTCCGCCGTCATCACCTCGGCGATGCCGTCCGCGCGGTCGCGGATGACGGTGGCGGACTGCCGCAGCACCCGCGCGCGCTCATGGGCGGTGGTGCTTCGCCAGGCCGGCAGGGCCGCCGCGGCGGCGTCGACCGCGCGCGCGACATCGTCCGCGCCGGCGTCCGCCGCGGAGCCCACCCGCCGGCCGGAGGCCGGGTCGAGCACGTCGAACCGTTTTCCGCCGGCTGCCTCGGCCCATACACCGTCGATCAGCAGCCCGGACTCGACCAATCCAGTCAAGGGTCCACCCTTTCAGTCAGCACGAGCCGGCGATCAGCTGTGGTAGGAGACGTCTTCGCGGGATCTGAGCGGGACCACGAAGGTCCCCTCCTCGCTCGGGGGCACGGGGAACGGTTCGAGGCCGGCGAGGTTCGCGCGGCTCCACTCCTGGACCGTCCGGCGTTCGACCACGCCCCACTGGCCGGCGCGACGCTCCCAACGGTCCACGTACCGCCCGCAGAACGCGTCCACGAACTCCCTGCCCTGGTCCTCGCGGCCGACGTACGTGACGAAGTAGGCCTCGGAGTGGGCGGTGTCGCCGTCCACGTCCACGAGGATGTTGGCGATCATGTGCATCGTGAAGGCCGTGTCGGCCTCGTTGGCCGGAACGAAGTGGTCGCAGAACTCCCAGGCGTTGCCGCCGAACGCCGTACCGTCCTCGTGGAAGATGCCGCGCATCAGCTCCACGTCACTGCGGTCGACTCCCCGGCAGTAGCGCATGAGGTGGTCGTGGATCTCCTGCTTGTCGAGGAGGGTTCGCACTTCGCGGGGAAGTTCGGTCATCTCGGATCATCCTTCCTGTGGTGACGGGTACGGGGGCTTCCGGCCGCTCTACCGACCGGTCTGCCGTGCCTTCTTCAGAGCGGCCGCGATGGCGTGCGCCTCGATGCCGAATTCGCGGAACAGGCCGGTGGCCACCGCTCTCATGCCGACGAAATGCAGCCGGGGGGCGCTGGGGTCGGTGTCGCCGCCGTAGACGACGGGATGGCCCTTCTTGGGGCCGATGACCCCCAGATGCCCGACGAGCGGCTCAAGCCCGGGGCGGTAGCCGACACACGAGATCACCGCGTCGGGAGTGAGCCGGCGCCCGTCGGCCAGCAGGACCTCCCGGCCGTCCATGCCCCGCGTCTCGGGAACCGGGATGACCCGGCCCTTCTTGACCATGGCGACGAGCCCGAGGTCGATGATCGGGATGACCTCGTCACGAGCCATCTGCGTGGCGATGCTGCGCGGCGCCGGCGGGAGGCCGTACGCCGACAGGTCGCCGATCGTGTGCCGCTGGATGAACGTCGAGAGCCAGTCACCGAACTTCGGCGGGACGCGCAGAGCCTCCATGACCACGCCCAGCACCGGCGGAGGGAGCGGCCGGTCCCGCGAGATGATGTTCGGAGGGGTCCGGTAGGAGAGCCAGACCTTGTCGGCCCCGCCCTCGGCCAGGTCGGTGGCGATCTCGCCCCCGGAGTTGCCCGGTCCGACCACCAGCACGTCCTTGTCGCGGTACGGCGCGGGGTTCCGGTAGTCGGCGGCGAGAACGAACTCGCCCTGGAAGCTGTCGCGGCCCGGCCAGTCCGGCTCGATCGGAATCCGGTTGTAGCCCGTCGCCACCACGACGGCCCAGGCGTGCACGGGGCCCTTCGACGTCTCCAGCTGCCACCCGCCCTCGGCGGGATCGATGCGCTGCACGTCGATTCCGGTCCGGAGGTCAAGACCGAAGTGCTCGACGTACTTCTCCAGGTGCCGCACCACACCGTTCCTGGAGACCCACTTGCCTTCGTCCTTGGGGAACGGCAGGTCCGGCAGATCGGAGAACCGCCGGATCGTGTGCAGATGCAGCCGGTCGTAATGGTTGCGCCACGAGGCTCCGGCCGCTTGCGCCCGCTCGAAGACCACCGGCCGCATTCCGGCCTTCTTGATCATCGCCGCGGCCGCCAGCCCGCCGGGGCCCGCACCGATGACGGCCACATCCACGTGATCGATCTTCTTTTCGCTGTCCATCAGTAGCACACCGCCCCGAAATGCTGGCTGTCCATGTATTCGCGGACCTTCCGTATGTGATCGCCCTCGACTTCGAAGACCTCCACGTAGTGGTTGTGGTACTGCCGGCCGAGCGCCGTCATCGTGCGGTAGTTGAATTCGGCCGCGACCGTCGGTCCGTCGCCGATGAACTGGGTGACGGTGAGGGTGCCGGGGTGGTCCGCGGAGAAGAGCTTTCCGGCCTCCGCGTGGAATCCGTGGACAACGGCCTCGCGGCCGGTGTGGGTACCCGCCAGCGGGGAGTTCCCCCACACGGTCCAGGTCACGTCCGGGGCGAACACCTCGCTCAGTGCCGTCGAGTCGCCCAGCGCCTCGAAGAACCTCATGACCAGATGCTGCGCATCCGTGGTCGGACTGATCTCTGTCTGGATTTCCATGTGTCTCCTCCTTGAAAGCCGTGGAAAGGCGGTCTCAAGAGTCTTGCTGCGCACCCGATTTCCGGGAGATCGACGAGTCGATGGCCACTGCCGCTATGAGCACCACGCCCTCGATGGTCCAGCGCATCTGCGTACTGGCGTTCAGGAGGTACAGCCCGTTGGAGATGCTGCCGATCACCAGCGACCCCAACAGCGCGGCCCATACGGTGCCCCGTCCGCCGAAGAGGCTGACGCCTCCGATGACCACGGCGGCGAGCGCCTCCAGAAGCAGGGTCAGATCGGAGTTGGAGGATGAGACGCCGAGTTGGCGCGAGGCGGCCATGATGCCGCCGACCGCCGCGAGGAACCCGCCTGTCGCGAAGACGATCGTCGTCACCAGCGGTACGGAGATGCCGGCCCGCCTGGCCCCCTCCGGATTGCCGCCGATCGCGTACACCTGACGGCCCAGAGGCGTCTGAGTGGTCACGTAGGCGATGAATCCCATGAGCGCCAGTACGATCGCGACCGGTGTGGGTACCCCTTGATAGGAATTGAAGACGAAGATCAAGGGGATCAGCGTGACGACCGCGAGGAGAGCGGTCGGAACGACCGTGCTGCGCAGCAGATTCGAGGGTATCTCCTCGCTTGTCCGACTCCGGTGCTGGGTGAGTCGCATTCCGCCGAAGACCACCAGGACGACCGCCAGCAGCACATAGCTCAGCCAGGCCGGTATGCAGGTGTTGGAGATTTTCTCCAAGGGAGTGTCGGCGAGCGGGATGACGGACGTCGCGGGCAGCAGCCACAGCAGGACGGCCATGAGGATGAACATGCCGCCGAGAGTGACCACGAAGGCGGGCGCCCTGAATATCGTGACGATCATCGCCTGAATGATCCCGACCGCGACGCCGGCCGCGAGCGCGATCGCGACCGCCACGACGACATTCATCCCGACTTCGACCGAAAGCTTTGCCGCTATCCCCCCGGCGACAGCGGACAGCGCCGCCAGGGAGAGGTCGATCTGGCGCACAAGGAGCAGACCGACGAGGGCGAGGGCGACCGTTGCGAGGACGGCGATCTGACTGGTGAGATTCGTCAGGTTCCTGCTGCTGAGGAAGAGTGAGTTCTGACTGTTGAAGAACAGTGCGATCACGATCAGGGAGATGATGATGGGCGCGGTGCGCCACGGGCCCATCAGAGCTGTCGTGAGCTTTCGCTTGGATTCCTGAAGCTTCATCGCCGCTCCCCGGCCGATATCGAACCGTTCTCCGTACCGGCACCCGTGATGGCCGAGACAAGAGAGTGCTCGGTCCATTCCGGTACAGGCTTGTCCGCCACTGTTTCTCCGAGTCGAAGGACTACGACGCGGTCGGCGACGCGCAACACGTCCCCGAGGTCGTGGGAGATGAGGACGACGCCGCGCCCCTGCTCCTTCAGCCGAATGATGAGGTCGAGCACTTCGCGCCTCTGGGTCACACCGAGCGCCGCGGTCGGCTCGTCGAGGATCACCACCTTGGGATCACCGAGGATGGCCCGGCAGACAGCAACGCATTGCCGCTGGCCACCCGACAGGTAACCCATCGGGACGTCGACCCGCTGGATTCTGATTCCCACCGACTCAAGGGCACGGGCGGTGAGGCGCTCCATCTTCGGGCGCCTGACCCGGAAGCCGCGCCACCAGGGCGCACGCGGCTCACGGCCGAGGAAGATGTTGTCGACCACGTCGAGGTTGTCGCAGAGCGCGAGGTCCTGGTAGACGGTCTGAATACCGAGTTGGGTGGCGTCGTTGGGACTCGTGATCGTCACCGGAGTTCCACCGAAGCGGATTTCCCCGCTGTCGGCCGTGACCGATCCTGACAGGATCTTGATGAGGGTCGACTTTCCTGCCCCGTTGTCGCCGGCGAGAGCTACCACCTCGCCGGCGTGGACGGAGAAGTTGGCGCGCTTCAGAGCGGTCACCGGGCCGTAGCTTTTCGCTATGTCACAGACTTCGAGCAGGCTCTTCGTCGTCATTGACGTTCCATTCACGATCGCTTCTTCTCTAGGGGTGTTCCGGGCCGGCGACTTCGGGTCGTCGCAGGCCCGGAACTGGGCCGGGCTGACGAGCGATTACGTGTGCGGAATCACGGCGTCTTGCAGAAGCTGGTCCCGGCGGCGATTCCCTTGCAGATCTCATCCTTGGTGAAGATCTTGTGGTCGACGATCTCCTGCTGGACGTTGTCCGCGGAGATGAGGTTCTCCTTGCCGAACACGGTCGGCACACCGCTCTTCACGAAGCCGTTGTCGAAGGTTCCGTTGATGACGCCGGCATCGGCCGCGTCCTTGTTCTGCAGGGCGGTCTGGAGGAGCTTCGCCACGGAGTCACCGAGTTGGGCGCTGTCAGGGTGGAAGGTGCCGACCTGATCACCCACGAGGACCCGCTGCACGGCGGTCAGTGATCCGTCGTGACCGCCGATCATCTTCACCTTGCCGTTGAGGCTCTGCGCCTTCAGCGCGGCCCAGATTCCGTCCGAGGTGCTGTCGTTCATGGCCAGCGTGACGTCGACCTTGTCCCCGGTCTTGGTGAGGCACTGCTCCATCGCCTTCTGCGCGACCGCCGGGTCCCATCCGGGTGTGTCGGCCTGGCAGACGATTTTGATCTTGCCCTCGGCGGTCAGCTTGTCCAGTGCCGGCTTGATGCCTTGGAGCCAGAGGTCGTAGACCTTGAACGTCGGGTCGCCGTAAATGGCCGCCACGCGCACCGGCGTATGGCCGACCGACTTCTCGAGATTGTCCGTGAGCCACTGGCCCCAGTACTTGCCGATGGTGGCGAAGTCGACCCACACATATGCGTAGACCGGCCCGCCGTTGGGGTCGTTGAGGTAGCCGATGGCCGGAATCTTGGCGGCGGAGAGCTTGACCAGCTCCGCTCCGGCCTGCGCCGGATTGGGCGGGCTGATGATCACCGCGGCTGCCTGCTGGGCGATTGCGGCCTCGACCTGGCTGAGTTGCTTGGACTGACTGTTGTCGGCGCTCTGAATGACGAACTTGACGCCCGGCAGAGTCTTCGCGACCGCTTCCTGCACGGCCGGCATGTAGTACGTCGGCCACGCGGGCGTGGTCGAGTTCGGTACCAGGAAGAAAACCGTGCCGGACGCCTTGCCGTCACTCTTCACCGGGTCGGACTTGGACGTGCTGCCCGTGCTGCTGCAAGCGCTCACGCCCGCAGCCAGCCCGGCCAACATGGCTATCGCTATACGCCTTCCCAACCGCTGCCCACAGCCGGCAATGCTGACCATGTGTGCTCTCCTCAGCTCTTCAGGCACCCTGGGGACGGGGCGAGATGGCCGAAAGCTATCCCTCCCCCGCGGAGTTATCAAGTGACCTGACCACTTTGTTTTGACGCGCTCTTGACCTGCCTCTGCGCGCCGGAGGCTTCAGCGCGGTTGCGTTATGACCTATTTGCACGAGATTGTCCGACCGGACAAGAAGAGGGGCCGGTCCGGATGCGGGTTCGGGCGCGAACAGGGGCCTTCAGGGCCACGGCGTTTTCGCGCCATGCGATCCACGTGGAAGATCAGGTCCGCCGCGGAGTGGCCGGCCCTCGTGGCTACTCTCGGTGACGACGCCCCTCGCGGCGGAAGGCCGTACGGGGAGGCGGCCTCCCGGTGCTTCGGTGGCCGGGAATGTTCTTGTCCTGCCTCCCCGCGCGGTGGCGGCTGGGATACTGAAG
It encodes the following:
- a CDS encoding substrate-binding domain-containing protein gives rise to the protein MVSIAGCGQRLGRRIAIAMLAGLAAGVSACSSTGSTSKSDPVKSDGKASGTVFFLVPNSTTPAWPTYYMPAVQEAVAKTLPGVKFVIQSADNSQSKQLSQVEAAIAQQAAAVIISPPNPAQAGAELVKLSAAKIPAIGYLNDPNGGPVYAYVWVDFATIGKYWGQWLTDNLEKSVGHTPVRVAAIYGDPTFKVYDLWLQGIKPALDKLTAEGKIKIVCQADTPGWDPAVAQKAMEQCLTKTGDKVDVTLAMNDSTSDGIWAALKAQSLNGKVKMIGGHDGSLTAVQRVLVGDQVGTFHPDSAQLGDSVAKLLQTALQNKDAADAGVINGTFDNGFVKSGVPTVFGKENLISADNVQQEIVDHKIFTKDEICKGIAAGTSFCKTP
- a CDS encoding ATP-binding cassette domain-containing protein; translation: MTTKSLLEVCDIAKSYGPVTALKRANFSVHAGEVVALAGDNGAGKSTLIKILSGSVTADSGEIRFGGTPVTITSPNDATQLGIQTVYQDLALCDNLDVVDNIFLGREPRAPWWRGFRVRRPKMERLTARALESVGIRIQRVDVPMGYLSGGQRQCVAVCRAILGDPKVVILDEPTAALGVTQRREVLDLIIRLKEQGRGVVLISHDLGDVLRVADRVVVLRLGETVADKPVPEWTEHSLVSAITGAGTENGSISAGERR